From the genome of Virgibacillus proomii, one region includes:
- the rbfA gene encoding 30S ribosome-binding factor RbfA, translating to MSQLRANRVSEQMKKELGEILTRKIKDPRVGFVTVTDVEVTGDLQQAKVYISVLGDEKQKKDTLLGLAKAKGFIRSEIGQRIRLRKTPELTFEFDEAYEYGNRIETILRDLKK from the coding sequence ATGTCTCAATTAAGAGCTAACCGAGTAAGTGAACAAATGAAGAAAGAATTAGGAGAAATTTTAACTCGGAAAATTAAAGATCCTAGAGTTGGATTTGTAACAGTAACAGATGTAGAAGTTACTGGTGATTTGCAGCAGGCAAAGGTGTATATTTCGGTATTAGGTGACGAAAAACAAAAAAAAGATACGTTACTTGGCTTAGCCAAAGCAAAAGGATTCATTCGTTCAGAAATCGGGCAACGAATCCGTTTGCGCAAAACACCTGAGTTAACATTTGAATTTGATGAAGCATATGAGTATGGCAATCGAATTGAAACGATTCTTCGCGACTTAAAGAAGTAA
- a CDS encoding DUF503 domain-containing protein → MILYAEVECILYEGQSLKQKRSVLKRLIAKLKKDFNIAVTELDYHDLWQRTKLGIVTISTEQVHAEQVIQGVMDVIDSYTELERTITNVERI, encoded by the coding sequence ATGATCCTTTATGCCGAAGTAGAATGTATATTGTATGAGGGTCAGTCGTTAAAGCAAAAACGCTCCGTATTGAAGCGCCTTATAGCTAAGTTAAAAAAAGACTTCAATATAGCTGTAACGGAATTGGACTATCATGATTTATGGCAACGGACAAAGCTTGGTATCGTTACGATTTCAACGGAGCAAGTACATGCTGAACAAGTGATTCAGGGAGTAATGGATGTGATTGATTCATATACTGAACTTGAACGAACCATTACTAATGTGGAAAGAATCTAA